From one Lotus japonicus ecotype B-129 chromosome 3, LjGifu_v1.2 genomic stretch:
- the LOC130743770 gene encoding uncharacterized protein LOC130743770, giving the protein MAILLRLRRTHPFLLQFRLLSTSNSSGDGPNSSSVNSKQASLNTNFQSHVQFERKWKLLTLSLLSFRDRYVNERQFLSEMIKSRQAFLNETIENLSVLSALPSYPILLPPTRQMQMNLGEKLINSNRLDRLISLKEMLVEVDEMLAELSNSRLTFLQEIINSFLVPRPLINDEGPLRKKRDELNERLMRLRVSETRFNSSNHTLLLLTVKFFFKPLKVLNMVMLMKEILTMKEDELSAALSNSGLTKLQVIEIMKDLFEEEMRPRLRQTSSVDEGWRKKWNELNEMWNVYNERGNRLREMEKLKSKYPTSKPPRKILCGRRKTFYWFQETLCERLKTINSHLRLKEMLVKEDKLSTALTFSSLTSLQEIINNFSDIDEGPPRNELNERWNELNKGLVRLREMEVEDAELIAVRTNGELDFVFQKKLFKRRRWKKLN; this is encoded by the coding sequence ATGGCAATCCTCCTCCGCCTGAGAAGAACCCACCCTTTTCTGCTTCAATTCCGCCTCTTATCCACCTCCAACTCCAGCGGCGATGGCCCCAATTCCTCCTCCGTTAATTCCAAACAAGCTTCCCTCAACACCAATTTTCAGAGCCACGTGCAATTTGAGAGAAAGTGGAAGCTGTTAACTTTGAGTTTATTGAGTTTTAGGGATAGATACGTTAATGAACGCCAATTTTTATCGGAGATGATCAAGTCCAGACAAGCTTTTCTTAATGAGACAATCGAGAATCTGTCTGTGCTGTCGGCGCTGCCGTCCTACCCCATCTTGCTGCCGCCGACACGGCAGATGCAGATGAACTTAGGTGAGAAGCTGATTAACTCAAACAGGTTGGATAGGTTGATTTCGTTGAAGGAGATGCTGGTCGAAGTTGATGAGATGTTAGCGGAGTTGTCAAACTCCAGACTAACATTTCTCCAAGAGATCATCAACAGCTTCTTGGTGCCGCGTCCCCTCATCAATGATGAGGGGCCGCTGCGAAAGAAGCGGGATGAATTAAATGAGAGACTAATGAGGTTGAGGGTGAGCGAGACGAGGTTCAACTCCTCCAACCACACCTTGCTATTGCTGACGGTGAAATTCTTTTTTAAGCCGCTGAAGGTCTTAAATATGGTGATGTTGATGAAGGAGATACTTACGATGAAGGAAGACGAGTTGTCAGCGGCATTGAGCAACTCCGGACTAACTAAGCTCCAAGTTATAGAGATCATGAAGGACTTATTTGAGGAGGAGATGCGCCCGCGCCTGCGGCAGACCTCCTCGGTTGATGAGGGGTGGCGAAAGAAGTGGAATGAATTAAATGAGATGTGGAATGTATATAACGAGAGAGGGAATAGGTTGAGGGAGATGGAGAAGCTGAAGTCCAAGTACCCTACCTCGAAGCCGCCGAGGAAAATCTTGTGCGGGAGGCGGAAGACCTTCTATTGGTTCCAAGAGACCTTGTGTGAAAGGCTGAAGACCATAAATAGCCACTTAAGGTTGAAGGAGATGCTGGTGAAGGAAGATAAGTTGTCAACGGCGTTGACCTTCTCCAGTCTAACTTCTCTCCAAGAGATCATCAACAACTTCTCCGATATTGATGAAGGGCCGCCAAGGAATGAATTAAATGAGAGGTGGAATGAATTAAATAAGGGATTGGTGAGGTTGAGGGAGATGGAGGTGGAAGATGCTGAATTGATAGCCGTGAGGACCAATGGCGAACTAGATTTTGTCTTCCAAAAGAAGCTCTTCAAGAGACGGAGGTGGAAGAAGCTGAATTGA